The Chrysemys picta bellii isolate R12L10 chromosome 12, ASM1138683v2, whole genome shotgun sequence genome has a segment encoding these proteins:
- the LOC122173192 gene encoding zinc finger protein RFP-like, with the protein MAAVNPAKTLQDEITCPICLEYFKDPVSLDCDHSFCRACITQCWEGFDTDVSCPQCREIFPQRNLRLNRQLRNIVEAARELRLQLAKEPEPERLCEKHKEPLKLFCKEDEIPICLVCDRSKQHRDHTVIPAEEAAEEFKEKIQAHLQTLREEREKLLGCKVSVETRSQEYLRKTLTKRQKIVSEFQQLRQFLEEQERLLLIQLAELNEEIVKIQNENITKLSEEISRLSELINEMEGKCQKPASKFLQDVRSTLGRCEKGKFQPPEEISPDLEERISGFSQKTIALLETVRKFKDSLPSALETKRVNVTLDPDTGHPQLVLSEDWKSVRWEETWQDLPDNPEKFDTEPCVLGCEGFTSGRHCWEVELGCGGGWFVGVARESVRRKGQISPEEGIWGVRYVLDQFWALTSPATPLPLSRAPSRIRVCLDCDRGQVTFIDASDEAPIFTFPPGSVPGERIRPWLWVGGEGSRLCLCP; encoded by the exons ATGGCTGCTGTGAATCcagcaaaaactctccaggatgAAATCACCTGTCCCATCTGTCTGGAGTATTTTAAAGATCCGGTGTCTCTCGACTGTGATCACAGtttctgccgagcctgcatcacccagtgctgggagggattcGATACAGAcgtctcctgccctcagtgcagagagatcTTTCCCCAGAGGAACCTCAGGCTGAACAGGCAGCTCAGGAATATTGtggaagcagccagagaactCAGGTTGCAGTTAGCGAAGGAACCAGAACCAGAGAGACTGTGTGAGAAACACAAGGAGCCTCTAAAACTGTTCTGCAAAGAGGATGAAATCCCCATCTGCCTGGTGTGTGACAGATCCAAACAACACAGAGATCACACTGTGATTCCTGCAGAGGAAGCTGCGGAAGAATTCAAG GAAAAGATTCAGGCCCATTTGCAgactctgagggaagagagagaaaagctgctgggaTGTAAAGTGAGTGTAGAGACGAGAAGCCAGGAATATCTG CGAAAGACACTAACCAAGAGAcagaagattgtgtctgaatttcaaCAACTGCGGCAAttcctggaggaacaagagcgactcctgctgATCCAGCTGGCAGAGCTGAATGAGGAAATTGTGAAGATACAGAATGAAAATATCACCAAACTCTCGGAGGAGATTTCCCGTCTCAGTGAGCTGATCAATGAgatggaggggaagtgtcagaagccagcaagtaaattcctgcag GATGTCAGAAGCACCTTGGGCAG GTGTGAGAAGGGGAAGTTCCAACCGCCAGAGGAGATTTCTCCTGACCTGGAAGAGCGAATCAGTGGTTTCTCCCAGAAAACTATTGCGCTATTGGAGACTGTGAGGAAGTTCAAAG ACAGTCTGCCGTCTGCACTGGAGACAAAAAGAG tgaacgtgactctggatccagacacgggtCATCCCCAACTTGTCCTGTCTGAGGATTGGAAAAGTGTGAGATGGGAAGAAACATGGCAGGATCTGCCTGACAATCCAGAGAAATTTGACActgagccctgtgtgctgggctgtgagggattcacctcggggagacattgctgggaggtggagctgggttgtgggggaggctggtttgtgggggtggccagagagtctgtgaggaggaagggacagatcagccctgaggaggggatctggggtgTGAGGTATGTGTTGGATCAGTtctgggctctcacctcccctgcgacccccctgcccctgagccgggcccccagcaggatccgggtttgtctggactgtgaccgggggcaggtgacatttatcgatgctagtgacgaggccccgatcttcactttcccgccgggctccgtccctggggagagaatccgaccctggctctgggtggggggggaaggatccCGGCTCTGCCTGTGTCCCTGa
- the LOC135975028 gene encoding uncharacterized protein LOC135975028: MPAPRGRRAPAWSTPEVVDLLGLWGQGDVQAQLRNSRRNFDVYSQIARGMEEKGYDRDPQQCRVKIKELRQAYQKAKEANSRSGAEPQTCRFYKELHAILDGDSTSTAKHPVDTLGDLESQATGVNPEIEVMIKEEDDEEEEEYGAQATGGSGGVASQDFFLTPEQSSQSQQSSPGEPDAGEGTSAAANAALRASPSTPEERLGQVRRRKKRTREDMFQEVLRASRASEREQRAWRIMINDKMHRDSEDRRNGQQEMITLLREQTDMLRSLIELQAEHIRARLPLQPIENCIPGPPYTGLHVSSGPAAVPQALHPTEDYTQ; the protein is encoded by the exons ATGCCGGCTCCACGCGGCAGACgggctcctgcctggagtacgccggaggtggtggatctcctgggcctgtggggacaGGGGGAcgtgcaggcacagctccgaaACAGCCGTCGGAACTTCGACGTCTACAGCCAGATTGCTCGGggcatggaggagaagggctacgacagggacccgcagcagtgccgcgtaaaaatcaaggagctgcggcaggcgtaccagaaggcaaAGGAGGCAAATAGTCGCTCTGGTGCAGAGCCGCAGACGTGccgcttctacaaggagctgcacgCCATCCTCGACGGCGACTCCACCTCCACCGCCAAGCATCCTGTGGATACTTTGGGGGACCTGGAGTCACAGGCCACCGGAGTGAACCCTGAGATCGAGGTGATGATCAAGGAAGAGGatgacgaggaagaggaggagtatgGGGCACAGGCGACAGGGGGATCCGGCGGTGTGGCGAGCCAGGACTTCTTTTTGACTCCTGAgcagtctagccagtcccagcagtccAGCCCCGGTGAACCTGATGCAGGGGAGGGAACCTCTG CAGCTGCAAATGCGGCCTTGAGGGCCTCTCCATCCACCCCAGAGGAGCGGCTgggccaggtgaggaggagaaagaagaggacaagGGAAGACATGTTTCAGGAGGTCCTGCGAGCCTCCCGCGCTTCGGAGCGTGAGCAGAGGGCTTGGAGGATAATGATCAATGACAAAATGCACAGGGATAGCGAGGACAGGAGAAACGGGCAGCAAGAGATGATCACATTGCTCCGGGAGCAGACAGACATGCTGCGGTCTCTGATTGAACTTCAGGCCGAACACATCCGTGCtcgcctccccctgcagcccatagAGAACTGCATTCCGGGACCTCCCTATACTGGCCTCCATGTATCTTCTGGGCCCGCAGCAGTACCCCAGGCACTCCACCCCACGGAAGATTACACACAATGA